A stretch of the Azorhizobium caulinodans ORS 571 genome encodes the following:
- a CDS encoding OmpA family protein produces MKSLMLRGALTAALLVSAAAPLAAQTDLSNAQIVQGLNNLTQDAPVVTAASLRQAALDHATMYSGPPSQRPPLAIQLDKLAQINVQIQFKLNSAIILPDSYATIGAIADALHNPVLQGYRFIVTGNTDTTGTREHNLKLSQERADAVVEALTTTFNVNPARLEAVGLGEEALQDTKNPESPVNRRVQIFNVGPLPPRPR; encoded by the coding sequence ATGAAGTCGTTGATGCTCCGCGGCGCGCTCACGGCCGCCCTGCTCGTGTCCGCCGCCGCGCCTCTGGCCGCGCAGACGGACCTCTCCAACGCCCAGATCGTTCAGGGCCTGAACAATCTCACGCAGGACGCGCCGGTCGTCACCGCCGCCAGCCTGCGCCAGGCGGCGCTCGATCACGCCACCATGTATTCCGGTCCGCCCTCGCAGCGCCCGCCGCTGGCGATCCAGCTCGACAAGCTGGCGCAGATCAACGTGCAGATCCAGTTCAAGCTCAACTCGGCGATCATCCTGCCGGACAGCTACGCCACCATCGGCGCCATCGCCGACGCGCTGCACAATCCGGTGCTTCAGGGCTACCGTTTCATCGTGACGGGCAATACCGACACGACCGGCACGCGCGAGCACAACCTCAAGCTCAGCCAGGAGCGCGCCGATGCGGTGGTGGAGGCGCTGACCACCACCTTCAACGTGAATCCGGCGCGTCTTGAGGCCGTCGGCCTCGGCGAAGAGGCGTTGCAGGATACGAAGAATCCGGAATCGCCGGTGAACCGCCGGGTGCAGATCTTCAACGTCGGGCCCCTGCCGCCCCGGCCGCGCTGA